The Amycolatopsis mongoliensis genome includes a window with the following:
- a CDS encoding DUF6222 family protein translates to MTTSDTGRTDTGDRQPEAVHTPSAVDAVVRPMPRLGRGIVWSDIVAEIERDHLVRTRDAA, encoded by the coding sequence ATGACCACCAGCGACACCGGGCGCACGGACACCGGTGACCGGCAGCCGGAAGCGGTCCACACCCCGTCGGCCGTGGACGCCGTGGTCCGTCCGATGCCCCGGCTGGGCCGCGGCATCGTGTGGTCCGACATCGTCGCCGAGATCGAGCGGGACCACCTGGTCCGGACGAGGGATGCCGCGTGA